A single genomic interval of Argopecten irradians isolate NY chromosome 8, Ai_NY, whole genome shotgun sequence harbors:
- the LOC138329933 gene encoding glutathione hydrolase 1 proenzyme-like isoform X2 encodes MGKDELTHEAEDFIQKRSGKSDKTLEGSWIRKNPLLVIGLCLASVVIYTVALTLGVVHQHNDVSTSNTRKITINVGAVVSDHETCSEIGLNILVRNGSAVDAAIATLLCDGLMSSHSMGIGGGSFFVIYDGHTKRTQTINARETAPSALTYSLNTQRGENISLQAVEALSIGVPGEIRGYWEAHRRHGILPWKELFRPTIDLAENGYYLSQPVNRAFRVLKDGLGIDLTNYPEFCKVYCDNTGEIVPEGAVIKQPKLARTLRAIADRGPSYLYEGPVADAIIREIKEKGGVLTKSDLSEYTPVVEEGISVDLGDARLLTMGAPSGGPVMGLILNILKGVLTKGKYSMATRTKRSATLHAIVEAMKLAYGDRWQLADPDFVSDVKQVVTQMISDSYASFLRKRRLDLTRTHNWSYYANKTDPPTDHGTAHVSVLSPDGSAVSVTSSINFYFGSRIMSESTGIIWNNEMWDFSKDNPRNFVEPGKRPLSSMVPAIFVDKSGQVQIVIGGAGGATITPTVTEVAAFLLYLKDDVDYAMRRKRLFYRVSKDTLEYEKGFPQDIVEDLAKQYGHKVLEHNRDYMAVVQAIARKPSTGEITAFSDERKISGKAKFLTEEVEVTF; translated from the exons ATGGGGAAGGATGAGCTTACACATGAAGCAGAAGA TTTCATTCAGAAACGCTCTGGGAAGTCAGATAAAACTCTGGAAGGTTCCTGGATAAGGAAGAACCCTTTACTTGTGATCGGACTCTGTCTAGCTTCAGTTGTCATCTACACCGTCGCTTTGACGCTTGGAGTGGTACATCAACACAATGATGTGTCCACGTCAAATACCCGGAAGATCACAATTAACGTTGGAGCAGTGGTCAGTGATCACGAGACGTGCTCAGAAATCGGCct AAACATATTGGTACGGAATGGTTCTGCAGTGGACGCCGCCATAGCAACACTTCTCTGTGACGGTTTGATGTCCAGCCACAGCATGGGAATAGGAGGAG GAAGCTTCTTTGTCATCTATGATGGACACACTAAACGAACACAGACAATCAACGCCCGGGAAACTGCTCCTTCTGCTCTTACGTACAGTCTTAACACCCAGAGGGGAGAAAATATATCTCTTCAAg CTGTAGAAGCTTTGTCCATTGGAGTACCCGGTGAGATTAGAGGTTACTGGGAAGCCCACAGGAGACATGGGATATTACCTTGGAAGGAACTATTTCGTCCTACTATAGACCTCGCCGAGAACGGGTATTACCTCTCCCAACCTGTTAACAGAGCATTTAGGGTTCTCAAAGACGGGCTTGGAATTGATTTAACCAACTACCCAGAATTCTG TAAGGTGTATTGTGACAACACTGGGGAGATAGTCCCGGAGGGAGCCGTTATAAAACAGCCCAAGCTAGCAAGGACTCTGAGAGCAATCGCCGACAGGGGACCTTCGTACTTATACGAGGGGCCAGTTGCAGATGCAATTATTCgcgaaataaaagaaaagg GCGGTGTCTTGACTAAATCAGACCTCTCAGAATATACTCCAGTTGTTGAAGAAGGCATTTCCGTTGACCTTGGTGACGCCAGATTATTAACTATGGGCGCCCCTAGTGGCGGGCCAGTCATGGGGCTTATCCTCAATATTCTGAAAG GAGTACTCACTAAAGGAAAGTATTCCATGGCTACGCGGACCAAACGATCTGCCACTTTACATGCTATAGTTGAAGCTATGAAGTTAGCATATGGGGATAGATGGCAGCTAGCTGATCCTGATTTTGTATCGGACGTCAAACAG gttgttaCTCAAATGATATCGGATTCCTATGCATCATTTTTGAGGAAAAGGAGACTGGACTTGACAAGAACACACAACTGGTCTTATTACGCCAACAAAACGGACCCACCGACTGACCACGGTACTGCGCATGTGTCCGTTTTATCTCCTGACGGAAGTGCTGTTTCTGTAACTAGCAGCATCAATTTTTA cttCGGATCAAGAATTATGTCAGAATCAACAGGAATAATCTGGAATAACGAAATGTGGGATTTTTCCAAG GACAACCCACGAAATTTTGTGGAGCCAGGAAAGCGACCTCTATCGTCGATGGTGCCCGCCATATTTGTTGACAAATCTGGACAGGTGCAAATTGTAATTGGCGGAGCAGGTGGCGCCACCATCACACCAACCGTGACGGAG GTTGCCGCTTTCCTATTATATCTAAAGGATGATGTTGACTATGCTATGAGAAGAAAGAGGTTATTTTACCGCGTAAGTAAGGACACCCTGGAGTATGAAAAAGGCTTCCCACAG GACATTGTAGAAGACCTTGCGAAGCAGTACGGCCATAAGGTACTTGAGCACAATCGTGACTACATGGCCGTCGTTCAAGCCATTGCCAGGAAACCCAgcacaggggagataactgcatTCTCGGACGAAAGGAAAATCTCGGGAAAAGCGAAATTCTTAACTGAGGAGGTTGAAGTGACGTTTTAG
- the LOC138329933 gene encoding glutathione hydrolase 1 proenzyme-like isoform X1: MGKDELTHEAEDFIQKRSGKSDKTLEGSWIRKNPLLVIGLCLASVVIYTVALTLGVVHQHNDVSTSNTRKITINVGAVVSDHETCSEIGLNILVRNGSAVDAAIATLLCDGLMSSHSMGIGGGSFFVIYDGHTKRTQTINARETAPSALTYSLNTQRGENISLQAVEALSIGVPGEIRGYWEAHRRHGILPWKELFRPTIDLAENGYYLSQPVNRAFRVLKDGLGIDLTNYPEFCKVYCDNTGEIVPEGAVIKQPKLARTLRAIADRGPSYLYEGPVADAIIREIKEKGGVLTKSDLSEYTPVVEEGISVDLGDARLLTMGAPSGGPVMGLILNILKGVLTKGKYSMATRTKRSATLHAIVEAMKLAYGDRWQLADPDFVSDVKQVVTQMISDSYASFLRKRRLDLTRTHNWSYYANKTDPPTDHGTAHVSVLSPDGSAVSVTSSINFYFGSRIMSESTGIIWNNEMWDFSKVIKSSICDLCTNGRTYITGCAKCNDNPRNFVEPGKRPLSSMVPAIFVDKSGQVQIVIGGAGGATITPTVTEVAAFLLYLKDDVDYAMRRKRLFYRVSKDTLEYEKGFPQDIVEDLAKQYGHKVLEHNRDYMAVVQAIARKPSTGEITAFSDERKISGKAKFLTEEVEVTF; encoded by the exons ATGGGGAAGGATGAGCTTACACATGAAGCAGAAGA TTTCATTCAGAAACGCTCTGGGAAGTCAGATAAAACTCTGGAAGGTTCCTGGATAAGGAAGAACCCTTTACTTGTGATCGGACTCTGTCTAGCTTCAGTTGTCATCTACACCGTCGCTTTGACGCTTGGAGTGGTACATCAACACAATGATGTGTCCACGTCAAATACCCGGAAGATCACAATTAACGTTGGAGCAGTGGTCAGTGATCACGAGACGTGCTCAGAAATCGGCct AAACATATTGGTACGGAATGGTTCTGCAGTGGACGCCGCCATAGCAACACTTCTCTGTGACGGTTTGATGTCCAGCCACAGCATGGGAATAGGAGGAG GAAGCTTCTTTGTCATCTATGATGGACACACTAAACGAACACAGACAATCAACGCCCGGGAAACTGCTCCTTCTGCTCTTACGTACAGTCTTAACACCCAGAGGGGAGAAAATATATCTCTTCAAg CTGTAGAAGCTTTGTCCATTGGAGTACCCGGTGAGATTAGAGGTTACTGGGAAGCCCACAGGAGACATGGGATATTACCTTGGAAGGAACTATTTCGTCCTACTATAGACCTCGCCGAGAACGGGTATTACCTCTCCCAACCTGTTAACAGAGCATTTAGGGTTCTCAAAGACGGGCTTGGAATTGATTTAACCAACTACCCAGAATTCTG TAAGGTGTATTGTGACAACACTGGGGAGATAGTCCCGGAGGGAGCCGTTATAAAACAGCCCAAGCTAGCAAGGACTCTGAGAGCAATCGCCGACAGGGGACCTTCGTACTTATACGAGGGGCCAGTTGCAGATGCAATTATTCgcgaaataaaagaaaagg GCGGTGTCTTGACTAAATCAGACCTCTCAGAATATACTCCAGTTGTTGAAGAAGGCATTTCCGTTGACCTTGGTGACGCCAGATTATTAACTATGGGCGCCCCTAGTGGCGGGCCAGTCATGGGGCTTATCCTCAATATTCTGAAAG GAGTACTCACTAAAGGAAAGTATTCCATGGCTACGCGGACCAAACGATCTGCCACTTTACATGCTATAGTTGAAGCTATGAAGTTAGCATATGGGGATAGATGGCAGCTAGCTGATCCTGATTTTGTATCGGACGTCAAACAG gttgttaCTCAAATGATATCGGATTCCTATGCATCATTTTTGAGGAAAAGGAGACTGGACTTGACAAGAACACACAACTGGTCTTATTACGCCAACAAAACGGACCCACCGACTGACCACGGTACTGCGCATGTGTCCGTTTTATCTCCTGACGGAAGTGCTGTTTCTGTAACTAGCAGCATCAATTTTTA cttCGGATCAAGAATTATGTCAGAATCAACAGGAATAATCTGGAATAACGAAATGTGGGATTTTTCCAAGGTAATCAAATCGTCGATATGTGATCTGTGTACTAATGGGCGCACATATATCACCGGATGTGCAAAATGCAAT GACAACCCACGAAATTTTGTGGAGCCAGGAAAGCGACCTCTATCGTCGATGGTGCCCGCCATATTTGTTGACAAATCTGGACAGGTGCAAATTGTAATTGGCGGAGCAGGTGGCGCCACCATCACACCAACCGTGACGGAG GTTGCCGCTTTCCTATTATATCTAAAGGATGATGTTGACTATGCTATGAGAAGAAAGAGGTTATTTTACCGCGTAAGTAAGGACACCCTGGAGTATGAAAAAGGCTTCCCACAG GACATTGTAGAAGACCTTGCGAAGCAGTACGGCCATAAGGTACTTGAGCACAATCGTGACTACATGGCCGTCGTTCAAGCCATTGCCAGGAAACCCAgcacaggggagataactgcatTCTCGGACGAAAGGAAAATCTCGGGAAAAGCGAAATTCTTAACTGAGGAGGTTGAAGTGACGTTTTAG